CCCAATTTGTATGCTCGTTTTTTAACAGAGGAAACTACCTGCCTCTGTAACTAGCTTTGGAGAAAAACTTAAAAGAGGAATTACTTGATGTAAATCATGGTTGTTAAGTAACTGAGTCTCCACATTGTGCttaaaacacatctgaaattGATACTTCACTCTTttctacagagagaaaaagaaagaattggaACGTGAAGAGTTGTGGAGAAAGCTAGAGGAGTTAAAGCTTAAGAAGGCTAtggcagaaaagcagaacagcactCACAATGTGCTAAATGCACACAATACAAGtgccaaataaaagaaatgacCACCTGTACTCGGCAGACATACTTTTTTGTACCCTTTTGAAATATATAATGATTTGCAAAAGAAACCTCATCAGTATAACAGAAACAGCCAATTTTTTTCTCCGGCAAATGTAAAGGTTTGAATTTAAATACAGCAGTTAAGTGATGTCATTACCACAGCATATTGTAAATTTGTCTAATTATTGATACTGTCACTTCCAATGTTTCATAGAACTGAATTATCCTTAATGAGTGAAATAATTACGGGAGTGGTGAGAATTATGACTTGAATTTTTGATTGTGTTGCACATAGGTGGTATAGTTTGCTATGtacacttttttccttgttttataTGTGCTTTTCACATCGATGCATACTTTGGTTAAGATGATAGAAAAGGCTTCTAgttgtgctgtattttctcaaataaaacCAAGGTACGTTACCCGTAACTTGAGATACTCAGTATGTGCCCCTTACAGCACTGAAAGGAACTGGGATACGGTGCTGTCCTTGAATTCCTGATTGGATTCAGATTTAGATTTGTTAATGCTTACATTAGAATGAGgcaaaggagggagagaaagtCAGCTTGAACAGGTTGGGGTGGTCCATGTGTCTGACCCACCGTGTGGCGAGTGCCTCTACCCCATTCTCGCTGCCTCTTGGCCCTGGGCTAGGTAGAGATTTCCTCCTGCTACAGCTGAGGATGGAGCTTCCTCTGGAGAGCCCATCAATGATGCTCCTCAGCAGCCCAAGGACTCCCTGCAGAGTAGTGCAGGTCTCCGAGAGACTATCCTGGATGTTTTTGCATTAGTTTTAGCATCTCATGGACTGAAAAATGAGACCAAAATAGcgctgttgtttttttaagtaaggAGGAAAGGATGTCAGTAAATAgttccttgttttctttaaagacaaTGCAGCCTGCTTCTTAAAGGTGGAAAGCTGACAATAGAAGTCTTGTCTGTTTGCTTGATCAAgtatttttcacatcttttatCAGAGTACCATTCCAGTCTCTTTAATTGCAGTTGTGTGGAGAACTTTTGTAATGAAAGATCTTTGGGGAATTGAGCAGCATTCAATAAAGTCTTTATGTTTGTATTTAGTGCTGTATATCACATCTTTGTGTTTATAAAGACCAGGAGGATTAGAATGGCTTCTACGAACAACCTGCTAACTGCACAAATCCCCGAGTAACCTGTGGCTTTTTGCTGAGTGGCCGATGTGGCTgaggcacaggctgctggggtTCTGTTTTGGTGAGTAGGGTGGATGGCTTTGTCCCGCtctgcggtggtggtggtggtgaggacAGCTGAGGCAGGTGTCCTGGGCTGTTCCTACCCACTGCTTGGCTGGTTTACTGACGTTACTCagttttcaggggaaaaagcTACTGCACTTTGCGAGTTGACTTTGCTACACTTCTATCGTTAACTTCATTTTTGTCTCTTAAGTAGTTGTGTTCCACGGAAAACAGGAATAATGCTGCCTAAAGAGGTTTATACTTCCCATAGTCATGTGTGATCAAAACTAGTTAGTTGCTATTTTCTGCATGTCAGTGTTTATATAAAAAGACTATATAATCAGCTGTAGACTCTGTCGTGGTGGGTGGCTACCCAaaatttgggggggggaacAAATCCTTTACTTTTCATGGTGCTGCTTTGAAATCCTGAAGCCAGATGTTAAACACCCTGGGGCCTGCAAGGGTGCACTTTACCAGCTCAGGGCAGGAGATAACTGTCCTGTGGACAGAGTTTACCTCAGTTTAGTActtcagtgcctttttttccaTAGAATAAAACCCTGAAGTTGAGATGTGAAGTATCTTCAGCTGTCCTGCAGTCTAAAAGAAGTTCATACAAACACGGGGAATCTTAACTTATCTTGCAGTAGTACAAACAACAGCTACtggcattttttaattgttatatATTGTTCAAAATTTTACAAATACGGACATCAAaagtaaataacaaaaatagaGTAGCTTGTAAGAGGCCGTTTCAAAGTGTGTAACGCTTGCTAATAGAATAACTCCTATAAGTAGGTATATAAAAGAAAGGTTTCTTGGCTGGAATCAGCTGGCCTGTTCCAGTAACATTTccttataaaacagaaaatcttgATAGCTGAGATGTAGTGACTGAACTTTACTACTatgggaatttattttttaaaagtacagaaaaatactgcagaaaggGGCTCATCCTTTATTTAACCATATGTCCTAGTCACCGCGTGGCTGGGGCTTCTCTGACCTCATTAgcaaacaaagaacagaaaaggcagTGGGATGCATCAATACCTGATCAAATTGtttctaaacatttttgtaaaatcCAAGAAATAGCTGCTGTAATAGTATTTGTTACAGGAACACTTGGTGTTTCTTTGACAGTGAGGAGCCGGGCAAGCTCAGCTGTCTGTCTGACCCGTAGCACAGGCCCTCAGCAGCGTGTTTGGGAAAGCAAAGGAACACAAGCTGGTCAGGGAGGTCGGTGCAGTGCTTTCCTACAGCATAGGCTCTGATGTAGCAACACCAACAGGGGTTTTCTTGACACAGATGGTCTAAGCATAGGAGGTTTTATTCCCCCTCCTGGAGCtctgtccccttcccccccctACCAGCACCTAGGGATGAAGTAGCTGTCACAGTGTTTGCTTCAACAGTGCAGGTGCTGCTACTCCCCTCTGGTTTAATCCCATTGCCTTTGTGCTGCGCTACCCTACCGCACCTGAGGCTGGTACAGTCCTGGCCCTGCTCACCTTGTTCAAGTCATCACTGCAAGATACTGAACACGAAGTGCTGACTGAACACCGCCTGTTCCTGCAGCcgaacatttttttcccagaagagCGTGATCAGGCTAGCTGGGGCTGCACTGCTCAGATGAGGAACCGTCTGAAGCAGCAGCACGGCctggggaagaggcaggagcagTAACCACAAGTGACTGGTAAGCTGTgacctcctgccctcccccctgGCTGGACACGGGAGCAGCTGTATGCTGCCTGCATGCCTGCGGCCAGGgctgcttttttggttttcttactACAGCAAGTTGTTCCTCCCTTGTTTAAGGCTGTTTGGTCCATGCAGTGCCTTGACTTGCTCAGGAAATCAGCTGAAAGTAGTAGATTTTGTTCTGAAGTGCTTCCTTGGAAGGCAAAAAACCAACGAAGGGGTACTTTTGATATGCTTACTATTACATTAATACTCTGTTAGTACAGGATGGAAGAAGCAAAATGTGACTTGGTACgctcctttccctgcagcaaCGCCTTCAGAGCAAGCACACGGTGGTGTGCCGCTGCCCTGTAGGCTCCACAAGTCAGAGTCGGGCATCTAGGCTAATAAGGGGCTTATAAGGAAGACGATGACTGTGCCACCCCAGCAGAGTTAGTGCGCACTCTCTGTAGAACAGAGAATCCCATTTAAATGCCAGGCTGATGAAAGACTGTTTGTCACTTCCTTAGCAAAGACTGGGGGAAAGAGACATGAGCAACAGCCCAAGACAGAGTTTAAAATCTATTACCAGCTCGGATGCCCAGGTAtggatttttggttttcactGTATCCTCTTGCAGAAATACTCCTGCCTGGACTACCTCCTGTAAAGCTCCACCTGAATCTGAGAGTAGGCAGCGTCAAAGAACATACACAATATCTTATTTGAagagtttttttaatattaaagtcaCTATACTTTAAATCAACAATGACATATACTAGAATTCcagtgtattttgttttaacacaTACTTCGGAGAGGGGAGGCCGGACTGTTTTGTTGAGTGCTTTACTGTCTGCTAAACACAGTCAAGGAAGTAACTGTTCAGAGTAGCAGATGCAGGTCAGGGCTCATGCAGAAGTTAAATGGTTTCCTGTTCTGAGATGCAGTCAAACACTGTCTGTTTTTTTAGACCTTGACTACTACGAAGTTCACTTTCTGAACACGAGTGaattctctcccttccccctgctccccccataTAAGAGGTAAGCTTGTTAAATGTGGAATAGAAAAGCATGAGTTTGTTAGACCTGTCCTAGAGTTAGCTCCTTTCTGAAGTTCAAAAGCCAGTTCACTAAGCTGTTCTCCAGCCAtcatttttctggaagaaaacataCCTGTTTTGCATCTTTTAATTGCTGATTGAAGTTTAATCCAGTTATTTTCTATCCCTTCTGCTATGAATAAATGGCAGTCTTAGTCTCAGTTTATGTGGTTCATTACTTGACGACTCCTCTTCAGATGTCTCTTGCGGATTTTGATCATCCACTTAACACTTAACTTAGCAAAGTCTGCGGCCTTAAAGAGAGCCAAAAAGATACCACAAAGAAGAGCAATCATGTTCCAGGGATTTGCTGTGATAATctgaaagagattaaaaatattatttcccttATCTGACTCATCATGTATGATACCTATTCGATAACAAACAATTcaatttttcaaactgttttgcagcattttccttgacgctgccagggctgcctgcagtgcCTTCTCCACACATCTGCCTTGCACCATGGTTTTCTGATTTGCTGCTAAATTCCTTTTAAACTAATTCAGGGCACTGAATTATCGAAGACTTCAGAGAGACAGTTAAATGGCTAATTTTAGAGATTATAGATTAAATTTACTGTATTGCTTaaagatgaacaaaaataaGCAGTCACATTAAAGACTATCTCCCAGAAGACAAAGCTAGAAGAGACAACTACTGGAAAGCTTTAACGCGACAGCACGGTAATGCTAAAGCAGCTTTTGACAGCAGCAACTGTTTCTGCAGACTTACAGCAAGTactttgtatttctatttttaactaCATTTGGTTCCACAGTAGTTAAAGTTTATTTATGCTTTGCAATTCCCCTCGCACCTCTAGGCACAGGGATGACTTCTAGGATCTCGGATGAAGCAAGCAGAGCTAGGCTTAGGCAGCAGCGAAGTCACACACAGCTTTGGGACCTGCCACCGAGTCTGCAGCTCGGACTGTCAGCACGAGCGCGGTGTCACTGGGTCACCAGCCAAGCTGGAAGGTCGTAAACCAGCACTCTGTGTTCGTTAATCCTCCTGAAAGCTGCCACTGGCTGCCCCTGCTCGTGAACTACGGCCTCTTCGCCAAGAGGGAACGAGCACCCCAGACCACTGGCTCGGGGGTGGGTTTTGGCTGGAAGGTGGCGGAGGCGTGAACCCCATCCAGCAGAGAGGAGCCAGGAACAGGAGCAGGCTCGCAAGGCCGAGGAGGCGCTGGCACTGAGGAGGGTGCCCGGCCCCAGCACGGACATGAGAGCCGGAGTGCCAAGAACCAGCTACCACCTCCTGCCCTACGCAGTTTGCCTTCGCGCTCTGGTTTTGGGCAAGAAAACAAGAACTCTGCGGATTTTACCGGCAATGGACTTTGGCTGTCAGGTAGGGCCATtctaaatgcaaaattttaaacacattGTCTCTGCACACTTTGCCATTCCACGTTTTCCTGGGGAGGGCAAGTGTATCTGACCTGCCCTTGGAACACTGGGGAAACAAGATCTAGCTCGTGCTTAAAGCACGTACCTGCAGCGCACACCTCTTAATCACCGCGGGGGACTGATCATGGTCTTGTCTGGCACATCATCACCTCTGGCTGCAGCACATCGAGCTAAATTTTGGAATGCTTTTTGTGCATTTGAATGCAGTACCAAATTCTGTGCTAGTAATGGATAAAAAATACACTAGgctatttttattgttctgatTTAAGCCTAGGTTTCTTGCttgtgaaataataaaaaagaaaaatcattaaatcCAGTGTAGCCAAGCAACTTATTTAAGCAAAAAGTTCAGACTTGACCTGAAGCTACACTTTGCTAGACCACAGGGGTCacgtgggttttttttagctacATGTACCTCTAGCTGCAAACAGAATGCTGGGTGCCACCAAGCCAAGGGAAGGCGTCAGATGGTCTTGACCTCTGCAGAATATGCGTTACGGGATACAAGGGGGAGCATAGGCTGAAGTTTCAGACGTAACCTCACTCTTCCTCTGAATTTCTGCTTGGAGTGAGGTAGCACAGGCATCTGCACACACAAACCATGAGCAGGTACAGTCAGACAACGATTCAAAAAGGAACTAGCATGTTACTCACGTCTTGAACAGTCTGTATAAAAGGATCTTTCCATTCGAATACCACAAAAAACAGCTGGTCACTTGGGTTAGTTCTCCGGTCGATATAGTTGACCACACTGGTCTGGGGacatgagggaaaaaaacccacaaatgtGCAAGTTACACCACGGAAGAAAGTAATGAGTCTTCTGTGCAACAGAAGAGGCTTGTAAGAAGGTGAAAATAGCTGCCTGTTGAGGGACTTCCAATTCAGTATTCCTCTACCTGAAGCAGTAGGCTCCCAAAATATGGAAAGGGAGGTTTCCTCCATCTCTTTcgtttggtttggggttttttttccctatttctcACTTGGTAAAACACTGCGATACCATTTTTACAGTGGTAGCCAGggtctttattttattatatagtTTCCCCTTTCAAggagggaaaattaatttacaaaaattatttacttggAGTGATACAGCATTTGAAAAGTTCTCATGAATGAAtgctaaattactttttatttaccAGAGAGCTACGCAATGGTGGCAGGAAGACTCTTTTTTGGACAATCAGTTGTAGAATAAACTAGAAGATGCCAGCAAGTACAGAATGAAAACGGGAGAGAAGCCTAGCTCTTAACAATTAAAACCATACTTCCCAGGTGCTGCCCATTAACTAGGTTACCATTTGAACTAGCACTGACAGTTacctctatcccagccaaaaccaggacagcgGCAGAGAGCTTTAGCACAGTTCCACCAGGGTACAGCTGAGGATACCAGACTGACGTCACAGCCACATGAAACCATAGTCTTAGGAACTACAGTCACGAAAGCGTTAGGCCTccaaaaaacatttaagttttCTTGCAGCACAGACACCCCCACCCAGAGGGGAGCTACAGGGGTTTGTACACAGGCAATAACACCGATtgcactgccccccaccccgcttGCTAGGGGACAACACGAGCTGCTCAAGAGCCAGACAGTTCCCTAACAGCAAGGCACCGTGGCGCGTTACAGCTGAGCAGGTGACGGAAGGACCTCTCCCTTCTCCAGTCCTCAAAGCAGTATTTACATCTTGGTGTGTGCCCAAGAGAGTACTGCTGCTCTTCCTACATTAGTTTAATACTGGACTGGAAGTAATGAATCCAGCAGTACTGTAACTTCATTTCAGGGTTGTGACAGGAACGTGAGACAGATGGAAGAAACTGCCCTTTCTGGATTTTGAGTTGTTCCAGGTAAAGGAAGGCTGAACTGGAAGTCCCTCAACAATCAGCTTTCACCTTCTTACAAGCTTTTTCACTGTATGAGGGAGATGACCTGCCACAAAAACCTCCCATCTACCCTCCCTTAGTTTATTTACACATACTTCAAGATTTGTTAGTCTTCTCCACACGCCCTGCCCTGACCAGATGTTAGGCTGTGAACACAGAGAAGCAGGAGCTAGAACACGATGTATGTCCATTCAGAGTATATGGGAGCTTCAACCACCTCCTGTTTTCTGGTCAAACACCTTTGCTGCAGACTGACTTACCCTACGCTTCTACAGCTCATTTACTTAGTGCAGCGTACCATCACCCCGGCCAGTCACTCACGAAAACTGCACACCAGGAAACAAACAGCACATAAAACTAAACTAAGGCACTGGGAAcggaagaaaagacaaagccaTGACTACAGGGCTAGTTAGCAAATGAACCGACTGTGCTATCTGACCTAATATTTATATCCATCTTGCTGGTCTGCCATCTCCCAGGTTTAGATTTGAAAAGCTAATGGACTTCCTTATGCAATCTAGCAAATGCTGTACTGTCAAACAAAGCAACTGCAACTTACGTCTGAGCTATTTCAACTTCTACTGTATTATTAATAGGGatctgaaacattaaaaacaaaccaactaaccccaaaaccaaacaaaaaccccaaaacccccaacacaGTGTTCGCCTACCCAGATAATCAGTCCATAACTGTTGGATTAAACAGATCTTTAGTCACAAAAAGTTCAGATTTTTGTGGTTCTGAGTCAGCCTTTTGTTTCCACTTTGACACACATTAGACTCGGGCACACAAAGGACTTTCAAAAATCCTACACTTGGTAAGTACCAACTCGCAAGTGATACAGAGCCGTAGGTGATGAAGGACAGACAAACAACTGCTGTTAGTGCTAAcgtggcagcagctgcctgatgCATTCTTTCCTCTCCCTAGTTTGGGACTTGTGTGACTGGCGTTTGCCTCCTGTCCTCAAAGTGGAGCAGAAGGGGACTCACCTCACagtcacagctttgcttttcccttaaGGCTTTGCCACTTTAATGCCCTGTGAGAATTAAAGATAGGAGAACTGAagtttctgcttcattttgatCTCCACAAAGTGCTCTTTCCAAGTGTACCATGGACTAAGAAAGTGTAGTCCCTGACAGATATGCTCTCTGGACAAGAACTGCTcttaaaattctcatttctcACTACCGCTGAGACACTTCCTCTCCAGCCAACACTGGGAGAAAGATAAATTCAAAACACAACTATTTTCCTGTCCATTACTGTAAACAGAACAGGAGTGAAAGTCAAACTCACTTCATCTCTAGCTAAGTTTGCATCTTCCACCTGCCTGTTTTCTAGTTTTAAATGATGCAAGAAGTTACTCCATTTTTCTACGGATACTCAACAGCTAAAAagcccaaacccaaacaaaaagcagacaTCAGAATGCTATAGAGGATACAAGGctcacatttatttcttcatcctAATATCAGCCCTTGTGGTAATCTAAGTAATAGCCAGTATTAGAAAGCGGTATTATTTAGACAATTCCTTTgccagctgttccccaccttGAACTAAATGCAGCTGtgttattatttctgtgttggtCTCTCCGGACCCTTACCTCAGACTACAGGTGTCACTTACAACACATTCAAGGCCTGGATTTTCTGACCTTCCCATTAGAGATGTTTTCCTGACGTGTGTCTCCGTACCATACCAACAACCAAGCACATCAAGACGGTTGCACTTCTACTGAACTGCTTCATGTTAAGAAAGAATGCAAGTAACTGTACAGCCAAAACTGCTCACTGGCACGTGGTGTGATGGatgcaatgaaacaaaaaaaaaaaagctcctgaTGTTTCACCTAActtccccccccttcttccAACTCACATTGCTATCTGCCCCAAGAACTGGTTCTGTTAAACCATGGCAGTAACTAGTTCTTAATAAAACTAAAAGGTCCcgtaacacttttttttttttttttttttacctcttgtTTGAATTCAACAGTTTCACTACCAtcttcttcttttgttttcaccAAGGACATCTTGACCCAAGTTCGAAAGCCTCCAGAAAACTTCCAGCTAGAGTATGAACTTTCACAGTCCTTCatgaattctgctttttctggacTAAAGGAAAGAGACCATTACTTTACCAGCCAAACTCAGAGCGGCATCTGAACCCTGTAGGCAGGAGAATGTCAGACCTGCAGGcacttaaaaatgtattcacaATTCCTTTTATGTTTCAACTACTAAAATTCAGCATATCTAGCACATTGTGAGTAGTGACATTTTAACTCTTGTGCTCTTAACCGAAGATGACTTACCTGGTGCCCTGCCACCCTAGAGTTCTGCCTGGCTGTCATCTCTGGGCAGAAAGGAGCCGAGCCAGGACCCCAGGAAACAGCTCGCCATAACGCTAGACAGCAAGAGATGGAAGGAACAGCCTAGAAGCAGGGCAGGCTGCTTCACCTCATTATGGGATACAAATAAACTGGTTGCAATATAGACATacttaaaatgctttgaaattcaCATTCAGTGCATTCCTGTTATTTTGGAAACGCTATACCTTTGGTGTAAGACTCCCACCTGCAATAACATGGCTGTTTTCCCAATACATGATCAGATATTTGTGGCCCCGGAACAGCAGAATTGCTTTGGTCTTCAATGCTGTGACCGTAAGCCACTTTAAGGCTTCCAACACCCCTTCATGCTGCAAGTGGTAGAGGTACCTCCAAGGCATATCTGGTCTCCATCCTTGAACAGCTGCACAAGACACAGTGAATCACCCCCTTGGGAGCCACTCAGCACTGTGATTTTAGCCACTTTCACATCATCTCTGTGAAATAAacctggccctgcagctgctttttcaaCAAGGTTTCATTTGAAATGAAGGGGTAAATGACTGTGATAAATCGCGAATCATTAAAGCACAGCCTGCTAATTTCTACTGAAGATAGATTTCAGGTTGCAGAGATACATCAGGGTGTGCTGGTCCTTGAGACACAAGGGAAAGGGTTTTGACTCGGATTAAATCCATCTTCCTAGGTGAAGGAAAGAGTACACTCTGCTTGTATGACAGAGGGCGCGCATGTCTGTTGAGAGATTAAGGTATTTTGGTCTTTCAGGAGAAagatgtaaagaagaaaaacagagctgaagaaGCCAGCTCTTGTCCCAAAGAACAGACCAATCAGGAAGATTTGTCCTGTACCAGCACTGACTGGATTTGcacttttcctgtctttctcctTAGTCTTCAGAATCAcagctccttttcttcctgcaaacCAAGATGCTTTGTCtacaaggcagaaaaagcatGCGCTGCTAAAAAGAATATCATACTGATGGCTACTCTGTactgtgctgcctgctcaggCTCAGGTAGTACGCACACGTTCGTAGGAAGGCAAATCCTAGCAAAGCCCTTGCTCTTTACGTCAGGGCTTCAGGTGATGAGCTCAAACACTGAACTACTGTGCATacaaacagaaaggagaagcacttcttgaaaagaaaaactaacgCGCTTAGCTACCCATCACAACAGAAGCTATTCCAAGAGTGTTTTAACCGGTTAGGAATATCTTTATCTATTGATATCAAGAGGTGCTTGTTTAGTGATCCCAAAAGGACAGCGGTGCACCTAATCCCACAAGGAAGACATGGGCAAAGCACAGTAACAAAGCCCACTGCCAACTACTCCTCACAGTACAAACCAGTGACACAGGGAGACCTAATGTGACGATGACGGCTTCCCCCTACGGTATGTGGGTACAGCAGCAGCTGATAGAACAGCACAGAAGGGCACGGTGCTTTGCCACTCAAGAGAACATACATAATTAGCACTCTGCCAGCCGGTCCTATGCCTAATGCCTAACTAAATACAGCATCCTAGAAAAGCTTTCCAAACCAACATGGAAAATTGAGGCAGGAAGTTATGACACAGAGCTGAACACTACAGCCACAACTTAGACGGTACGCAGACAGCAGTAGTATACTTGGCCTTCAACAGTAATTGTAGGCTTGAGAAAGAAACATTAATAATATCTTAGGAGAAACTGCGGAGAAGTGATCTGAGAAAGCATCTCCTTGCATGTGCCCATAATCCAGAGCCACTGCCATAGAGTcgagggtaaaaaaaaaaggggggcgggggaggaAGGGTTGCATggtgagcagagcagagaggcacAAGCTTTGCACAAAGGCAAATAATGCAGCTTAAAAATCACACGCAACTAAGTGAATGCAAGACAGGCAAGGGATTTTAAATTGAACAATAATTCTCCAGgcaagtttgtttttaattcccCTTACACCCCCCAAGACAGACAATCTGCAGAggctgcactttttttttttttcttgttcgGTAAGTTCTTCTATCTGTTACGCTGTCCTTTAGATGTATGGTAAGATTCCTGGAATACTCTGCACCAGGCTCTCCCAGGATATTAATGGTACCTCAAGACCACGTAAAAATTCCTACctcacagcagagaaagagaagcacaAGAAGCCACTGTGAGCGACAAAGCCCTGGTCTCCTCTCTGCCAGCACTCTGATAACCATTGCCAGttcaggctgctggcagggagtTAGTACTAACTGGCCCAGCACAGACTGGTCAGCGTCAGACCACGAGAGACCGTATTTGTCCCAGCTGTGGGCGTTGCTAACCTAACTGCGGATCGAGCTGTAGCGCTGCAGTGGAGCCTTTTACCACCACAAGAGCCAGAGGCAGCTTAGGCTCCAGCAGAACCCAACGCAACAGCATGAGCCAAACCCAGAGATGGGTGAAACCCAATTCAAGTtcactgcctttgcttttccctaGATGGGAAAACTCAGACAGCCAGGGGATCCAATAAAGGGTCAGACGGTGTGCTACCAAAAGTCTCAACCCCTCTGTGTTATGATTTATTCCTCTGCACGCAGCAATCCAGACCAGAGATGTGAACACAGAGCTCTGTTTAGACCCTTAAGTAATATCTGATCTGATCAGACTGGTAGTCATCATTTCACATGACCAGAAGTTATTTTACATGCTGCGCTAACAATAGTTTCGTCAGTAATATgtt
This genomic interval from Falco cherrug isolate bFalChe1 chromosome 13, bFalChe1.pri, whole genome shotgun sequence contains the following:
- the PACC1 gene encoding proton-activated chloride channel isoform X4; this encodes MAVAVFLVYQTISDFREKLKHPVMSVSYKEVSLYDAPGIAFYPGKAQLLSCKHHYYDHILPLINPGQPGDIECTTQRINYTDPFTNQTMKYALVVQGPRDVKKKELVFLQFHLNGTDQDFSAIDYLLFSSFQEFINSPEKAEFMKDCESSYSSWKFSGGFRTWVKMSLVKTKEEDGSETVEFKQETSVVNYIDRRTNPSDQLFFVVFEWKDPFIQTVQDIITANPWNMIALLCGIFLALFKAADFAKLSVKWMIKIRKRHLKRSRQVMNHIN